The nucleotide window AATGACAGTTTTTATGTAAGCGGTAAAAAAGAAGGGGTTTCATATCTGGACAGCTATCCAACAGGCTGCCCAGTAATTCCGGAAAAAGCTGTTGCCAAATATTCAAACGGTGTACTTAAAGTCACTGTGCCTTATCAGGAGCCTTTAGAGAAATTAGTTGACGTAAAAATAGAATAAAAGAGCTATCGTATAGCAAACTTCTCTAAAGAAAAAGCAGTAAATCAAAACCTGAAATCATAGTTTGCAAAACCTTAGAATTATCACTTTTTCAGACTATACAGTTCTCGATTTTTTACACTTTTCAGAAGTTTTTAGGAGCAACTATATTCACCGTGCCGAGTCGTTCTTGTCACGCTCGACGCAGGAGAGCGGCCTTGCCGATAGATAATATTTAAAAAGGAAACAGCAGAACTAAACGCCAGCCTACTAGAAACAAAATTCAAAAATCCAACCTGAATAATAAGTTTGAATTCTAACTTACAAAGGTAATAAAAATGATATGGAGAAGAGTAACTGGCCTTAGAAACAAAATTTAAAGAAACCGAAATTGGGATGATTCCTGAATGAAAAAGTGCGACAAGTGATGTCATTCTTCTGATTGGCTGGGTTTGTTTTCTCCAAAGGAATAAATAAGCAAGAGTGAACTCTGGTGGGTGGATGAATTATATAAAGAGCCTTTGTCTGATGAAGATATGTAGCTAATCGAAAATTTGGTACCATGCGCCACTGGAATCAACTGATTTTTGGAATAATGAGTTTAATTTCATTTTTCTTGTGCTTATTTCTATAACTATTATTATTTTAGTGATTCTTCTTTTTGTAATTTTGCGGAATGGCCGCTCTCCTGCGTCGAGCGTGACAAGAATGACTCGTTATGGTGAATATGGTTGCATGGACCAAAAATATTTGTAATTCAGCCTTCTTGAGCGTAGCAAAAAGGGCCCCTCCTCCTTGAGACGGGATTTGAGAAATGAAACTTATTTGTTCATAAATTAATCCGCTTGAGCGAACGAAGTGAGCGAAACGGAACCGTCCTCCCGAGACGGGACTCGGGTGACGGAACTAGGGTGACGGAACTAGGGTGATGTAAGTTACTCGAAAGTTATTCTAGTCTATTTATAAGATTGAGGAAATTAGCTCTTAACATTTCTCTGGTAGAGTTCGAAAGTTCATCGAGTCTATCCAGAGTTTCCAGAGCTTTTTCTAAGTAGGATTTAGCAAGGGCAGGGTCTTTTTCGACATAGACTCCTCCCATGTAAACATACAGGTAAAGGAAGTCATCGTATTTTTCAGTAAGCTTTTCGTACAGGTCCTGGATTTTATCAAATTCGCCTCTTTCGGACAGATCTGAGATATAGAGGCCTACAAGTTCATAGAATTCAGAGCCATTTTCCAGCAGGAAATCAACCTTTTTGTCTTCTGGCATTGAGAGAAACTTTTTTTCCATTTCGGAAACCAGTTCCTCTTCAGTTAGTTCTTCTCTATCCTCTGCTTCGTAGTTTTCTACAAATTCGAAATAATCTTCCTCATCTCCTTTCATAAGCATGAGATCTGCATGTTTGCTGGACAGGCCTATTTTGGCAGCAAACTGTTTGATGCTTTTTTCGTACTCTTCGCTCTCTTTTTCGGTGAAAAGCCCCATAACATAAGCGGCCCACTTCAGGTACGCCTGTTCGTCTTCCATCCATGACCTGTTATCGATAATCTCCAGAACATAGTCGATTGCCAGTTCAAACTCATGATGGCTTATTGGTTCATCATCAAGAAGCTCTATCAGGTTTTCAACTATTTCTGTCTCAAGGCCCTGATTAAAAAAAGAGATTTTTTTATCGTAGTTATTTTTGATGTCAGTTAATGCTGCTACTGCATCTTTATCCTTTATTTTCCGGTCATTTTCATAAAAATATCTTGCAATCGAGTATTCAATAGTTCCCAGATAATCACCGTATTCATACTCCTTTCCTTGCAGACTTTTAATTTTGTTTGTTTCCGGAGTATCGGATTTTAGATATCGGGAAAGTGAGTAATCTTCCCCTTCAGTGAATTTGTTCCCAGTATCAGGACTCATAGCATGCCTCCGCTTACCTATAATTTTATATTTTTCTTAATATTTATTTTAGCAGCATGTGTTTAAAAACTTAGTTTTTAAGCTTCGTTTGTAAGTTTAATTTTTCTTTACTTTCAGTGAAAACTTTTCATAGCTCAAGGATTTGAGATATTTCAGACTCTACTAGCTTGAATTAGATTTCATACCCAGGCCCTGCCAGATTCTCTTTTATTTTCCTCTCCAGTTCCTTTAATTTCCTGAACTGCTCCGAAAGTTCGCAGTCAGTCTCTCCATTTTCTCTTCAAATTCCTCGTCATCATCCTTTTCCTCAAAACCCACAATCTGGATTAGAAAATATTTTAAAAAGCTATCTTTCCGGTTCCAGGAAACTGTTCAGTAAAACAAGCTCATGATGTATTCTGATATCCCCAGATCCTCAAAGATATATCGACCATCAAGTCGATCAGGGATTCTTCGCTCTTGATGAGGGATAGGGAATAAATTAAGTCGCACTGGATAACTCCTTTTACCGCAATTCCCCAGTCAATAAGGACTTCAAGAGGGTCTTTATCGCCTATCTCAACGCCATTGAAACGGCAAAAAAGTTCGGACACAGCTTTGTAGTACTCGTTTTTAAAATCCAGATTTTTGATTTCCTCCACTATCCCGTCGTCGAGCAGTGCGGCTATGATCAACGCTTTTGACAAAGATATGTTATCTCTGGTGTATTGCTGCATATTTTTTATTACATTCCTTATGTAGCCAGGAAAATCATTAAAATCAATATTTCCGGACTTATTTGTCATCAGTAGCTCGTCCGTATATCGATAGCTAATTTCCTTAAGGATGTCAAACTTACCTCCCGGGAAATATTTGTAGATCAGTCCTATGCTCACACCGCCAGCCTCAGCTATGTCTCGGATGGTTACATTTTCATAACCTTTTGTCTCTATTAACATGCACATTGCGTCCTGAATAGAGATAATTTTCGCTTTTTTATC belongs to Methanosarcina barkeri 3 and includes:
- a CDS encoding TetR/AcrR family transcriptional regulator, producing the protein MQDKKTVQEDRKNMKRDKKAKIISIQDAMCMLIETKGYENVTIRDIAEAGGVSIGLIYKYFPGGKFDILKEISYRYTDELLMTNKSGNIDFNDFPGYIRNVIKNMQQYTRDNISLSKALIIAALLDDGIVEEIKNLDFKNEYYKAVSELFCRFNGVEIGDKDPLEVLIDWGIAVKGVIQCDLIYSLSLIKSEESLIDLMVDISLRIWGYQNTS
- a CDS encoding Hsp20/alpha crystallin family protein; translation: MVETLRLSPVISAYPDDKYENLLIEVVLPGVEKKDVSFKLTNDSFYVSGKKEGVSYLDSYPTGCPVIPEKAVAKYSNGVLKVTVPYQEPLEKLVDVKIE